A stretch of Desulfobulbaceae bacterium DB1 DNA encodes these proteins:
- a CDS encoding IS91 family transposase — MLLSTIINKFRDSFFRTYNKNLLSGHIKALESMARCRYEHGPHMLARCSDHRCGERIYIPHSCGHRNCPHCQNHESRQWLESQLDKRLPCQYYLITFTLPGQMRDLAWKHQKTVYALMFRAVQDLLKSFTNNDKKLGGSAGFTAILHTHSRTLDYHPHIHVVMPGASINPQTGLWKEKSGKYLFSHKAMAKVFRAKLLQTLVENKLPVPHDCPDQWVVDCKDAGNGEKALIYLGRYLYRGVIREKDILHCRDGMVTFRYRHAKSGEDRTRTVKGEYFLYLLMLHVLPRGFRRARSYGFLHACSKKLLRFLQLVLRVAPWRALVRNLKQRPAIICPACGAAMVIAATMIARPPAMAAPLRQ; from the coding sequence ATGCTGCTCTCCACGATCATCAACAAGTTCAGGGACAGCTTCTTCCGCACCTACAACAAAAATCTCCTGTCAGGCCACATCAAGGCTCTGGAGTCCATGGCCCGATGCAGATACGAGCATGGACCGCACATGCTGGCCCGTTGTTCGGACCACCGGTGCGGCGAACGGATCTATATTCCCCATTCCTGCGGCCACAGAAACTGCCCCCATTGCCAGAACCATGAGAGCCGGCAGTGGCTGGAAAGCCAGCTTGACAAACGACTGCCGTGTCAATACTACCTGATCACCTTCACGCTGCCCGGGCAGATGCGGGATCTGGCGTGGAAACACCAGAAAACCGTTTACGCCCTGATGTTCAGGGCAGTACAGGACCTCCTGAAATCCTTCACCAATAACGACAAAAAACTCGGCGGATCAGCGGGATTCACCGCCATCCTCCACACCCATTCCAGAACCCTGGACTATCATCCGCACATCCACGTTGTCATGCCCGGAGCAAGCATCAACCCGCAAACCGGGCTGTGGAAGGAAAAATCCGGGAAATATCTCTTCAGCCACAAGGCCATGGCCAAGGTCTTTCGGGCGAAGCTGCTCCAGACCCTGGTCGAAAACAAGCTGCCGGTTCCCCATGATTGCCCCGATCAGTGGGTGGTTGACTGCAAGGACGCGGGCAACGGCGAGAAGGCCCTTATCTATCTTGGCCGTTATCTGTACCGGGGTGTTATCCGGGAAAAAGACATCCTGCACTGCCGGGACGGCATGGTCACCTTCCGGTATCGCCATGCCAAAAGCGGAGAAGACCGGACCCGAACCGTCAAGGGCGAGTACTTCCTCTACCTGCTTATGCTCCATGTGCTGCCCCGAGGGTTTCGACGGGCAAGGTCGTATGGTTTTCTCCATGCATGCAGCAAAAAGCTGCTCCGCTTCCTGCAGCTGGTGCTGCGGGTCGCGCCATGGCGCGCCCTTGTCCGCAACCTGAAGCAACGGCCGGCTATCATCTGCCCGGCCTGCGGGGCCGCCATGGTGATCGCCGCGACAATGATCGCCCGGCCACCGGCCATGGCCGCTCCGTTACGGCAATAG
- a CDS encoding recombinase, with product MNTTMPQDSLFNKQYQKHLKCLKLGGLQPKTIDAYARAIRRIGNYFDCRIDNLNSGQLLDYFTELLDTHSWSAVKLDLYGLKFFYSGVLNKPWEDIPLIKPPKTSRIPDILSVEQTEQLFAATKTLSYKVFFFTCYSMGLRLGEGIRLTVGDIDAGNMRVHIRDAKGNKDRLVPLPDKTLRVLREFWAMHKHPRFLFPSRKRGLKNAHLVDLPLDRGGIQTTMQTVVRQLGIKKNLMPLPASQLCHPHAGGRG from the coding sequence ATGAACACCACCATGCCACAAGATTCCCTCTTCAACAAGCAGTATCAGAAACACCTGAAATGCCTCAAACTGGGCGGTCTGCAGCCCAAGACCATCGACGCCTACGCCAGGGCGATCCGGCGTATCGGCAACTATTTCGATTGCAGGATTGACAACCTCAACTCCGGCCAGTTGCTCGACTATTTCACGGAACTCCTGGACACGCATTCCTGGAGCGCGGTCAAGCTCGACCTCTACGGCCTGAAGTTCTTCTATTCCGGGGTACTGAACAAACCCTGGGAAGATATCCCCCTGATCAAGCCTCCCAAGACATCCAGAATCCCTGACATCCTGTCCGTCGAGCAGACGGAGCAACTATTTGCCGCAACCAAAACCTTGAGCTACAAGGTCTTCTTTTTTACCTGCTACAGCATGGGCCTGCGCCTTGGCGAAGGCATTCGACTCACAGTCGGCGACATCGACGCAGGCAACATGCGGGTCCATATTCGTGATGCCAAGGGTAACAAGGACCGGCTGGTGCCGCTGCCAGACAAGACCTTGCGGGTGCTGCGGGAGTTCTGGGCCATGCACAAGCATCCCCGGTTCCTCTTCCCCAGCAGGAAAAGAGGTCTGAAAAATGCCCACCTGGTTGATTTGCCCCTGGACAGGGGCGGCATTCAAACCACCATGCAGACCGTTGTCCGGCAACTCGGCATAAAAAAAAATCTCATGCCACTCCCTGCGTCACAGCTATGCCACCCACATGCTGGAGGCCGGGGTTGA
- a CDS encoding IS630 family transposase, with protein MEKVLDVYRRPLDPLHPVVCMDESPKQLIGETRCPIPASPGQPARHDYEYCRRGVCNIFLACEPLAGKRMVTITERKTKPDWALFLEEIASQYNNAEKITLVMDNLNTHEPGSLYETFAPEKAKALWDRFEFVYTPKHGSWLNMAEIELNVLTGQCLDRRIDDIEVVRKEVRAWQETRNNRDAKVNWQFTAKDARIKLARLYPTLNS; from the coding sequence ATGGAAAAGGTGCTGGATGTTTACAGGCGGCCACTTGATCCTCTCCATCCTGTTGTCTGTATGGACGAATCTCCAAAGCAGTTGATCGGGGAGACAAGGTGCCCAATTCCAGCATCACCCGGTCAGCCGGCAAGGCACGATTATGAATACTGCCGCCGGGGTGTATGCAATATTTTTCTTGCTTGCGAGCCGCTGGCGGGAAAGCGCATGGTGACAATCACCGAAAGGAAAACCAAACCGGACTGGGCGCTTTTCCTGGAAGAGATTGCCAGCCAATACAACAATGCTGAAAAAATAACGCTGGTGATGGACAATTTGAATACGCACGAACCCGGCTCCCTGTATGAAACGTTCGCGCCGGAAAAGGCAAAAGCATTATGGGATCGCTTTGAATTTGTTTATACCCCGAAACACGGGAGCTGGCTGAATATGGCAGAAATAGAGTTGAACGTGCTCACTGGCCAATGTCTGGACAGAAGGATTGACGATATCGAGGTCGTCAGGAAAGAAGTGCGGGCATGGCAAGAAACGCGAAACAATAGAGACGCTAAAGTAAATTGGCAGTTTACCGCCAAGGATGCACGGATAAAGCTGGCACGTCTCTACCCGACACTTAATAGTTGA